The following coding sequences are from one Gemmatimonadota bacterium window:
- a CDS encoding GWxTD domain-containing protein, producing MRRLLKKNLFYRVHLYALTALLLPVSTFSQPPATFRLAIAPFYSPYHGDYGVYMADRIAYEIHRRAYVPALGRARFVLIETDVPMGEIDQTDRQLSPELREFLSKRIPATYLLTGSVAFTGIYLIKLKLIDLRTGMIVWTGDVRDNPAWVWTRAHRSVGEIPAAEVRSSLGFAEGETPLPALEAEHLPHHILLQPFHTTDYLPLAADCELHLKNAIQRDGLFSLVPGSLKGRQGRERFSRISPDLRREASETTLAEAILTGSLLVLGKDGATDNIGLVLRLIEVETGQILWMGSSTGRRVWRWDKMADIVSATLGRLGEDLSQYGAGAAETQIAALRDQAIDGKSWSALGHAYLDRGLLKQAEEAFEKAMIFPDAQAQAQAGKGLVLLRRGGNFNDGVQALRSAIRSDPDYLDAYSFLAQALLDQGMVDGVGIAENAIRRDSTYLPPYRVLGDWYADLEDHQKARTFYQTYLTYNSDDEVAVRLGRSLLQLKNYRDIDRFIAPIAREKPEASHLLPIMAIKALRVKRYGESTQLFERFLAQIDARGRQLYDDIQVLLSEEEIEIYRALDDAEKEKYVARFWRTKNPNLSSAYNERQLAHYERVWTARWAFGRENYPWDRRGEVYIRYGDPDYRARSGWISSLPSTRVQEVKEKVYRELYRDPNQSELIGPVFPIRSDRGFAAERESNRLDIPDQDTFGPVEGRREETALSDPSQEAYAPVTMQHDRSIVPWESWVYTEVDGGIVIDFTRELGGVSGFDFAPIPPIPPTMLRDNIRIAEHAPEIRYKNATVNHPDEFRKAPRLSLGTFYFDLADFRGSAGKTRVDIMYGIPLENLLAVTDGQQPQVVLEHAVALADSAYRVVYRNAQKVQHFVDTSNVVTQEVVDITRQDIPAGMYHLTLTITDVMTARQGVLALDVAIDDYGEERLHISDLMLVKSMSDTLHHTRFRRGNWQVVPNPRRTVRAPNPLAFYCEVYNLTKDDFGQTRYRVTTAVKAAVAEQRRAPGTIDQPEVALSYTQVGNSDWERLPLEVHLEHAQAGQNRLFVIIEDLVAGTRVAKDTFFQYIR from the coding sequence GAAGGGCGCGATTTGTTTTAATAGAAACCGATGTGCCAATGGGGGAGATAGATCAGACCGATAGACAGCTTTCTCCCGAGCTACGCGAGTTCCTTAGCAAAAGGATTCCCGCCACATATCTTTTGACGGGTTCTGTCGCGTTTACAGGGATTTATTTGATCAAACTCAAACTCATTGATCTTCGGACAGGTATGATTGTCTGGACTGGCGATGTTCGGGACAATCCGGCATGGGTCTGGACGCGAGCGCATCGATCTGTGGGAGAGATTCCCGCTGCTGAGGTGCGCTCTTCGCTTGGATTTGCCGAAGGGGAAACACCTTTACCCGCGCTAGAAGCCGAGCATTTGCCGCATCATATCCTCTTGCAACCGTTCCATACTACGGATTATCTACCCCTTGCTGCCGATTGTGAATTGCATCTTAAAAATGCAATTCAGCGCGATGGTCTATTTTCTCTCGTACCAGGGTCATTAAAGGGAAGACAGGGGCGCGAGCGATTTTCTCGCATCAGCCCCGATTTGCGCCGTGAAGCATCAGAAACAACGCTTGCAGAAGCCATCCTGACGGGTAGCTTACTCGTGCTGGGCAAAGATGGCGCAACAGACAATATCGGCCTGGTATTGCGTTTGATTGAAGTGGAGACCGGACAAATTCTCTGGATGGGGTCTTCAACTGGGAGAAGGGTCTGGCGATGGGACAAAATGGCGGATATCGTATCCGCGACTCTGGGGCGGCTTGGTGAAGACCTTTCGCAGTACGGCGCAGGAGCGGCAGAAACGCAGATTGCAGCGCTGCGTGATCAGGCAATAGATGGGAAATCGTGGAGTGCTCTGGGACATGCCTATCTCGATAGGGGATTGCTCAAACAGGCTGAAGAAGCATTTGAAAAAGCTATGATTTTTCCCGATGCACAGGCACAGGCACAAGCGGGAAAAGGGCTGGTGCTGCTGAGACGAGGCGGGAATTTCAATGATGGGGTACAAGCACTCAGATCTGCAATCCGATCGGATCCAGATTATCTGGATGCGTACAGCTTTTTGGCACAGGCGCTTCTCGACCAGGGGATGGTCGATGGCGTGGGAATTGCCGAAAATGCCATTCGGCGCGATTCGACATATCTCCCGCCATACCGCGTGCTGGGCGATTGGTATGCCGACCTCGAAGACCATCAAAAAGCGCGAACATTTTACCAGACGTATTTGACGTACAACTCCGACGATGAGGTCGCTGTGCGGCTGGGCAGAAGTCTGTTGCAGTTGAAAAATTATCGGGATATCGACCGCTTTATCGCACCTATCGCACGCGAAAAACCCGAAGCCTCGCATTTGTTGCCTATTATGGCAATCAAAGCACTACGGGTGAAGCGCTACGGGGAATCGACCCAATTATTCGAGCGATTTCTCGCGCAAATTGACGCGCGCGGACGCCAGCTTTACGACGATATTCAGGTGCTATTGTCAGAAGAGGAAATAGAAATTTATCGCGCGCTTGACGATGCGGAAAAGGAAAAGTATGTGGCGCGTTTTTGGCGTACCAAAAATCCGAATTTGTCCAGCGCGTACAACGAGCGACAACTGGCGCACTACGAACGGGTCTGGACGGCTCGCTGGGCATTCGGGCGGGAAAACTATCCCTGGGACCGACGCGGTGAAGTCTATATCCGTTACGGTGACCCCGATTATCGCGCCCGGTCGGGATGGATCTCATCATTGCCTTCAACGCGCGTGCAGGAAGTAAAGGAAAAGGTGTACCGAGAATTGTACCGGGATCCCAATCAAAGTGAATTGATTGGCCCGGTTTTTCCCATTCGGAGCGATCGCGGGTTTGCTGCCGAGCGCGAAAGTAATAGACTCGATATCCCAGACCAGGATACCTTTGGCCCGGTTGAGGGACGCCGTGAAGAAACCGCTCTCAGCGACCCGTCACAGGAAGCTTATGCGCCTGTTACCATGCAACACGACCGCAGTATCGTGCCCTGGGAGTCGTGGGTTTATACCGAGGTAGATGGCGGCATAGTTATCGATTTTACACGCGAATTAGGTGGCGTCTCCGGCTTTGATTTTGCGCCCATTCCTCCCATTCCGCCCACTATGCTCAGAGACAATATTCGCATTGCCGAACACGCCCCGGAAATTCGCTACAAAAACGCCACTGTGAACCATCCCGATGAATTTCGCAAAGCACCTCGTTTGTCTCTGGGCACTTTTTATTTTGATCTGGCGGACTTTCGAGGCAGTGCGGGCAAAACCCGTGTGGATATTATGTATGGCATACCGCTTGAAAATCTGCTCGCCGTTACAGATGGACAACAGCCCCAGGTGGTGCTTGAGCACGCGGTCGCGCTGGCCGATTCGGCATATCGCGTGGTGTATCGAAACGCGCAAAAAGTGCAGCATTTTGTAGATACTTCAAATGTCGTCACTCAGGAAGTTGTGGATATCACGCGCCAGGACATACCTGCGGGGATGTATCATCTTACATTGACCATTACCGATGTTATGACCGCGCGACAAGGTGTGCTCGCGCTCGATGTGGCGATTGATGACTACGGTGAAGAGCGGCTTCATATCAGCGATCTCATGCTCGTTAAGAGTATGTCTGATACGCTGCATCATACACGATTTCGAAGAGGGAATTGGCAGGTTGTTCCCAATCCCCGAAGGACTGTTCGCGCGCCCAATCCACTTGCGTTTTATTGCGAAGTGTACAATTTGACGAAAGACGATTTTGGGCAGACTCGCTATCGCGTGACAACCGCGGTCAAGGCAGCGGTAGCAGAGCAGAGGCGTGCGCCGGGTACTATTGATCAACCCGAGGTCGCGCTGTCCTATACACAGGTAGGCAATAGCGATTGGGAACGCCTGCCCCTCGAAGTCCATCTCGAACACGCACAGGCAGGACAAAATCGTCTCTTTGTGATTATTGAGGATCTCGTTGCGGGAACACGGGTAGCAAAGGATACTTTTTTTCAGTATATTCGGTGA
- the ruvX gene encoding Holliday junction resolvase RuvX, whose translation MARVLAVDFGRRRIGLAVCDELQISVRGLPTLKVRNFNDSVAQVAQIAGDEAVGEVVIGLPLNMDGSCGEMARAVENFASQLAVFCNMPVRTFDERLSSVGAKRELQAMQTKKHKGAIDRLAAVLILETYLQYKGKSSS comes from the coding sequence ATGGCACGGGTTTTAGCCGTTGACTTTGGGAGGCGACGAATTGGACTTGCGGTGTGTGACGAATTGCAAATTTCGGTTCGCGGGTTGCCCACGCTCAAAGTCCGCAATTTCAATGATAGTGTGGCGCAGGTTGCACAGATCGCAGGAGACGAGGCCGTTGGGGAAGTGGTTATTGGCTTGCCCTTAAACATGGATGGCAGTTGTGGGGAAATGGCGCGTGCTGTAGAAAATTTCGCTTCCCAACTCGCCGTTTTTTGTAATATGCCTGTTCGCACGTTTGATGAACGGCTTTCATCGGTGGGTGCAAAACGCGAGTTGCAGGCCATGCAGACTAAAAAACACAAAGGTGCAATAGATCGCCTGGCTGCCGTATTAATCCTCGAAACCTATTTGCAATACAAAGGAAAAAGCTCCTCATGA
- the mltG gene encoding endolytic transglycosylase MltG, giving the protein MKRFLFILSIVPIVCILAACTGIFIFNRPTGMGEKEVEIRHGATVKQISHQLYGKRLIHSPRLLQFLAQVNGSSRRLKAGIHLLDGQMTTWEVLLELERSRDVTQNVTVLEGLEKKQIAEILSEKLNLNQNKLLLLMNSTAFCKTLSVQARDLEGYLFPETYNFPITASEQQVLRRMVEHCQAVFDERLQRRADELEMSIHEVITLASIIEGETSWDSERDTISAVYHNRLKKGMRLQADPTVQYALPGAPRRLFYKDYDYDSPYNTYRHAGLPPGPVNSPGRASIEAALFPADVNYLYFVATGEGGHVFTRTLQEHVAAKKKTASARENTWQKKKLVTGD; this is encoded by the coding sequence ATGAAACGATTTCTCTTTATTTTGAGCATTGTGCCAATTGTGTGCATTTTGGCTGCTTGTACGGGGATTTTTATTTTTAATCGACCAACGGGAATGGGCGAGAAAGAGGTCGAGATTCGGCATGGGGCAACCGTTAAACAAATCAGTCATCAACTCTATGGGAAGCGCCTGATCCACAGCCCGCGCCTGTTGCAGTTTCTCGCGCAAGTCAATGGGAGCAGCCGGCGGCTGAAGGCCGGTATTCACCTTCTCGACGGTCAGATGACAACCTGGGAGGTTTTGCTCGAGCTGGAGCGTTCGCGCGATGTCACGCAAAATGTCACGGTTCTCGAAGGTTTAGAAAAAAAACAAATTGCGGAGATCTTATCCGAAAAATTAAATCTCAACCAGAATAAATTGCTGTTGTTAATGAACAGTACCGCTTTTTGCAAAACCCTTTCTGTGCAGGCTAGAGACCTGGAAGGCTATTTATTCCCCGAAACCTATAATTTTCCGATAACAGCGTCAGAACAACAGGTTCTGCGCAGGATGGTTGAGCATTGTCAGGCTGTTTTTGATGAACGACTTCAGAGACGCGCAGATGAACTCGAAATGAGTATTCACGAAGTAATCACCCTCGCATCTATTATCGAAGGGGAAACCAGTTGGGATTCCGAGCGAGATACGATTTCGGCAGTCTATCACAATCGCCTGAAAAAAGGCATGCGTCTGCAAGCCGATCCCACGGTGCAATATGCTCTTCCCGGTGCACCTCGGCGACTATTTTATAAGGATTATGACTACGATTCTCCCTATAATACTTATCGCCATGCGGGATTGCCACCCGGGCCAGTCAACAGTCCTGGACGTGCGTCTATCGAGGCTGCACTTTTTCCCGCGGATGTCAATTATTTGTATTTTGTCGCTACTGGCGAAGGCGGCCATGTTTTTACACGAACCTTGCAAGAACATGTAGCTGCAAAAAAGAAAACCGCTTCTGCACGAGAAAATACCTGGCAAAAAAAGAAACTGGTAACAGGGGATTAG